A DNA window from Vigna angularis cultivar LongXiaoDou No.4 chromosome 1, ASM1680809v1, whole genome shotgun sequence contains the following coding sequences:
- the LOC108331367 gene encoding trihelix transcription factor ENAP1 → MASPPPPPDPPSAVPLALIPLPLPAPTSSRRLPPPCWSPDETLALIDAYRDKWYSLGRGNLKATHWQEVADAVANRCPNASPPKTPVQCRHKMEKLRKRYRTEIQRARSLPVSRFNSSWVHFKLMDSMEKGPSPVKPEHDSDSDNDDDDNDDDQDLYQEINQNGHTRSLNRLYRNGFPGSGAGGFRIRIPTGMPPAQPGSGSKIFGKVGNQKFSPNLNQNPSPNSNFGKKRERDPVGEVVAAIKVLGDGFVRMEHMKMEMAREMETMRMEMEMKRTEMILESQQRIVEAFAKAVSEKKKAKTVSSPQQP, encoded by the coding sequence ATGGCATCTCCTCCTCCTCCCCCCGATCCTCCCTCCGCCGTCCCTCTAGCCCTCATCCCCCTTCCCCTCCCCGCGCCTACCTCCTCCCGTCGCCTTCCTCCTCCCTGCTGGTCACCCGATGAGACCCTCGCCCTCATCGACGCCTACCGCGACAAGTGGTATTCCCTCGGCCGCGGCAACCTCAAGGCCACCCACTGGCAAGAGGTCGCCGACGCCGTCGCCAACCGCTGCCCCAACGCCTCCCCTCCCAAAACCCCCGTCCAGTGCCGCCACAAAATGGAGAAGCTCCGCAAGCGCTACCGCACCGAGATCCAGCGCGCTCGCTCCCTCCCCGTTTCCCGATTCAACTCCTCCTGGGTTCACTTTAAGCTCATGGACTCCATGGAGAAAGGTCCCTCTCCTGTCAAACCCGAACACGATTCCGATAGTGACAACGATGACGACGACAACGACGATGATCAAGATCTGTACCAAGAGATCAACCAGAACGGCCACACTCGAAGCTTGAACAGGTTGTACAGGAATGGGTTTCCGGGTTCCGGTGCCGGTGGGTTTAGAATTCGAATTCCCACCGGGATGCCCCCTGCTCAACCCGGGTCTGGCTCCAAGATTTTTGGGAAGGTTGGGAATCAGAAATTCAGCCCTAATTTGAATCAAAACCCTAGCCCTAATTCTAATTTcgggaagaagagagagagagacccGGTTGGGGAGGTGGTGGCTGCTATTAAGGTTTTAGGAGATGGATTTGTGAGGATGGAACATATGAAGATGGAGATGGCGAGGGAGATGGAAACTATGCGCATGGAGATGGAAATGAAACGCACTGAGATGATTCTGGAGTCACAACAACGCATTGTTGAGGCCTTTGCCAAGGCAGTTTCAGAAAAGAAGAAGGCCAAGACTGTGTCTTCCCCTCAGCAGCCCTAA